One region of Streptomyces leeuwenhoekii genomic DNA includes:
- a CDS encoding DedA family protein, translated as MTWLAAASTAVPPETTQQALGYPSLFLLVLIGALVPVVPTGALVSSAAVVAFHQTAPFALALVFVTASLAAFLGDVALYWLGRRGMGSKNGSRWLAAIRARAPEDRLAQAQEKLAGHGVAVLVLSRLVPAGRIPVMLACLMARWPLRRFVRGNLPACLAWTVTYQLIGILGGSLFPEPWEGVAAAVALTVLVSAAPGVWRRLRGTAAR; from the coding sequence GTGACCTGGCTGGCCGCCGCGTCGACGGCCGTCCCGCCGGAGACCACGCAACAGGCGCTGGGCTACCCGTCGTTGTTCCTGCTGGTGCTCATCGGGGCGCTGGTGCCGGTGGTGCCGACGGGCGCGCTGGTGAGTTCGGCGGCGGTGGTGGCCTTCCACCAGACGGCGCCGTTCGCGCTGGCGCTGGTGTTCGTGACGGCGTCGCTGGCCGCCTTCCTCGGGGACGTGGCGCTGTACTGGCTGGGGCGGCGCGGCATGGGCTCGAAGAACGGCTCGCGCTGGCTGGCGGCGATCCGGGCGCGGGCGCCGGAGGACCGGCTGGCGCAGGCGCAGGAGAAGCTGGCCGGCCACGGGGTCGCGGTGCTGGTGCTGTCCCGGCTGGTGCCGGCGGGCCGGATCCCGGTGATGCTGGCCTGCCTGATGGCGCGGTGGCCGCTGCGCCGTTTCGTCCGGGGCAATCTGCCGGCCTGTCTGGCCTGGACGGTGACGTACCAGCTCATCGGCATCCTGGGCGGTTCGCTGTTCCCGGAGCCGTGGGAGGGCGTGGCCGCGGCGGTCGCGCTGACGGTGCTGGTCAGCGCGGCGCCGGGGGTGTGGAGGCGGCTGCGGGGGACGGCCGCTCGGTAG
- a CDS encoding MBL fold metallo-hydrolase has translation MTQQPESTTITSTSAPPEDTGAQAVTSSAAGPLPPLAEPRPPAERRVWPRTFHDRLTAPLPGLKAFARFAREGAVRPGPEGLADIPRLPFEPGPLPRVDARTVAVTWAGHASWVVRIGGLTVLTDPVWSRRIIGTPARVTPVGVAWEALPHIDAVVISHNHYDHLDAPTLRRLPRDTPVFVPAGLGRWFHRRRFTRVTELDWWEAAELHGVRFDFVPAHHWSKRSLTDTCRTLWGGWVLTAPAGQRVYFAGDTGYGHWFSRIGDRYPGIDLALLPIGAYDPRWWLRDVHCDPEEAVRAAQDVGARRMAPMHWGTFVLSAEPVLEPLIRVRAAWERAGLPREDLWDLPVGGSRVLE, from the coding sequence ATGACGCAGCAGCCCGAGTCGACCACGATCACCAGCACGAGCGCGCCCCCCGAGGACACCGGCGCTCAGGCGGTCACGTCATCCGCGGCGGGCCCCCTCCCGCCGCTCGCCGAGCCCCGCCCGCCGGCCGAGCGGCGGGTGTGGCCGCGGACCTTCCACGACCGGCTGACCGCCCCGCTGCCCGGCCTGAAGGCGTTCGCCCGGTTCGCCCGCGAGGGCGCCGTCAGACCCGGGCCCGAAGGGCTCGCCGACATCCCCCGGCTGCCGTTCGAGCCCGGCCCGCTGCCCCGCGTCGACGCCCGCACCGTCGCCGTCACCTGGGCGGGACACGCCAGTTGGGTGGTGCGGATCGGAGGGCTGACCGTGCTCACCGATCCCGTCTGGTCCCGGCGCATCATCGGCACGCCCGCCCGCGTCACCCCCGTCGGCGTCGCCTGGGAAGCCCTGCCCCACATCGACGCGGTCGTCATCAGCCACAACCACTACGACCACCTGGACGCGCCCACGCTGCGCAGACTCCCGCGCGACACCCCGGTGTTCGTGCCGGCCGGACTCGGCCGCTGGTTCCACCGCCGCCGCTTCACCCGCGTCACCGAGCTGGACTGGTGGGAGGCGGCCGAACTGCACGGCGTTCGCTTCGACTTCGTCCCCGCCCACCACTGGTCCAAGCGCAGCCTCACCGACACCTGCCGCACCCTGTGGGGCGGCTGGGTCCTCACCGCCCCCGCCGGACAGCGCGTGTACTTCGCCGGCGACACCGGCTACGGCCACTGGTTCTCCCGCATCGGTGACCGCTACCCCGGCATCGACCTCGCCCTGCTCCCCATCGGCGCCTACGACCCCCGCTGGTGGCTGCGCGACGTCCACTGCGACCCGGAGGAGGCGGTCCGCGCCGCACAGGACGTGGGCGCCCGCCGCATGGCCCCCATGCACTGGGGAACGTTCGTGCTGTCCGCCGAGCCGGTCCTGGAGCCGCTCATCCGGGTCCGCGCCGCCTGGGAGCGGGCGGGCCTGCCCCGGGAGGACCTGTGGGACCTGCCGGTGGGCGGCTCGCGGGTGCTGGAGTAG
- a CDS encoding aminotransferase class I/II-fold pyridoxal phosphate-dependent enzyme, which yields MRRTATEGHGPVRYGPPLPGDGLPVPPELSAVLAAAASRTAGEPVGGGPALREAACGYWARRGLSCEPAAVAAAPGAPALLLALTAALGGDVLVPRPCAAWWGPYARLLGRPAFHVPTPAECGGVPDPYALLETVRRVRAEGGDPRLLVLSVADDPTATVAPPELLHETVEAAAAAGLHLASDETWRDTLHEPRDTVLLSPAEMLPERVTVVTDLTGALLPAGWPAAVARFPASAAGDGLHARVLDVLTALDARVAAPVAAAAGYALAEPEPLTEHRAAAVRLHARVAAAAHATVVAAGALARPPRAGRHLYADLAPLRGALAARGVGDAQDLEDFLTGRLGMPAPGGHRFGDDLGALRVRLSTSPLLGGTEDERAACLSSPAPLELPQVQRALITVKSVFDDLRDAQRWEPPR from the coding sequence ATGCGGCGGACGGCCACCGAAGGCCACGGCCCCGTCCGCTACGGGCCACCGCTTCCCGGCGACGGGCTGCCCGTGCCGCCCGAGCTGTCCGCGGTCCTCGCCGCGGCGGCGTCCCGGACCGCGGGCGAACCGGTCGGCGGCGGCCCCGCCCTGCGGGAGGCCGCCTGCGGCTACTGGGCCCGGCGCGGACTGTCCTGCGAGCCCGCCGCCGTGGCCGCCGCGCCCGGCGCCCCCGCCCTGCTGCTGGCGCTGACCGCCGCGCTCGGCGGCGACGTCCTCGTCCCGCGCCCCTGCGCCGCCTGGTGGGGGCCCTACGCCCGTCTGCTGGGGCGACCCGCCTTCCACGTGCCCACGCCCGCCGAGTGCGGCGGTGTCCCCGACCCGTACGCCCTGCTGGAGACCGTGCGCCGGGTCCGCGCCGAGGGCGGCGACCCGCGCCTGCTGGTGCTCTCCGTCGCCGACGACCCCACCGCCACCGTCGCCCCGCCCGAGCTGCTGCACGAGACCGTGGAGGCCGCCGCCGCCGCAGGGCTCCACCTGGCCAGCGACGAGACCTGGCGCGACACCCTGCACGAACCCCGCGACACGGTGCTGCTCAGCCCCGCCGAGATGCTGCCCGAGCGGGTCACCGTCGTCACCGACCTGACCGGCGCCCTGCTCCCGGCCGGCTGGCCGGCCGCCGTCGCCCGCTTCCCCGCCTCCGCCGCCGGGGACGGCCTCCACGCGCGCGTGCTGGACGTGCTCACCGCCCTCGACGCGCGCGTCGCCGCGCCGGTCGCCGCCGCGGCCGGGTACGCCCTGGCCGAGCCCGAGCCGCTCACCGAGCACCGCGCGGCGGCCGTACGGCTGCACGCGCGTGTGGCCGCCGCCGCGCACGCCACCGTCGTCGCGGCGGGCGCCCTCGCCCGCCCCCCGCGCGCCGGACGCCACCTGTACGCCGATCTGGCCCCGCTGCGCGGCGCGCTCGCCGCGCGCGGCGTCGGCGATGCCCAGGACCTGGAGGACTTCCTGACCGGCCGGCTCGGCATGCCCGCGCCCGGCGGCCACCGCTTCGGCGACGACCTCGGCGCCCTGCGCGTTCGGCTGTCCACCAGCCCCCTGCTGGGCGGCACGGAGGACGAACGCGCGGCCTGCCTCAGCTCACCCGCACCGCTGGAACTGCCACAGGTGCAACGCGCGTTGATCACCGTGAAGTCGGTCTTCGACGACCTCCGCGACGCTCAGCGATGGGAGCCTCCTCGATGA